A part of Flavobacteriaceae bacterium GSB9 genomic DNA contains:
- a CDS encoding site-specific integrase, giving the protein MKMHSFPIPSQNIAVAKADYQLAMDLMHQKLTLKKYSPNTIKTYMHMFKQFLAYIHPMPLHQVTTSHIMHYHKELVTKHTVSASYQNQSINAIKFYIEKVLNLPKVSYDFCRPRKAKTLPKVLSMEEVSSILHATRNIKHKTILSIIYGCGLRISECTNLKVEDIDSSNMRVWVRNAKGKKDRITLLSPSLLEQLRAYYRVYRPKQWLFEGPNGGQYSVSSIRQVFNRSKRKAGVTMPATVHSLRHSFATHLLDAGTNLRYIQKLLGHNSSKTTEIYTHVSTTNLINIESPFEKIGKFNTFTNKK; this is encoded by the coding sequence ATGAAAATGCATTCGTTCCCAATACCAAGTCAAAATATAGCTGTTGCCAAAGCTGATTATCAATTGGCGATGGATTTGATGCATCAAAAACTTACCTTAAAAAAGTACAGCCCGAACACCATTAAGACCTATATGCACATGTTTAAGCAGTTCCTTGCATACATTCACCCAATGCCACTCCATCAGGTCACCACATCGCATATAATGCACTATCACAAAGAATTGGTAACCAAGCATACTGTATCGGCATCCTACCAAAACCAGAGCATAAACGCCATTAAATTCTATATAGAGAAGGTCCTGAACCTTCCCAAGGTATCTTATGATTTTTGTAGGCCCAGAAAGGCAAAGACCTTACCTAAAGTTCTGTCCATGGAAGAAGTGTCTTCCATATTGCATGCCACAAGAAATATTAAGCATAAAACTATACTTTCCATTATATATGGTTGTGGACTACGAATATCCGAATGCACCAACTTAAAAGTCGAGGATATAGACTCTTCCAATATGCGTGTTTGGGTCAGAAACGCCAAGGGGAAAAAGGACAGGATAACGTTGTTATCTCCCAGCTTGTTGGAACAGCTAAGGGCTTATTATAGGGTATACAGACCAAAGCAATGGTTATTTGAAGGACCAAATGGCGGTCAATATAGCGTTTCAAGCATAAGGCAAGTCTTTAATCGTTCCAAGCGTAAAGCTGGTGTTACTATGCCAGCCACGGTTCACAGTTTAAGACACTCCTTTGCGACACATCTCTTGGATGCTGGAACAAATCTCAGATACATACAAAAGCTGTTAGGCCACAACAGCTCTAAGACTACAGAAATTTACACCCATGTAAGTACAACTAATCTCATAAATATTGAAAGTCCTTTCGAAAAGATTGGGAAATTTAATACATTTACAAATAAGAAATAA